One window from the genome of Thermococcus siculi encodes:
- a CDS encoding geranylgeranyl reductase family protein: MKYDVVVVGSGIAGPIVARNVAKAGYSVLLIDKKPAIGTPKQCAEGISIKVFDKYDIPYDKRYINREIYGAKLYSPSGHELELRYKEASGVILERKVFDKMLAYYAAKAGADVLARTEAKDVIRKDGKVAGIKAKHEDEPVEIYADIIVAADGVESMIARKAGINTYAPPHEFDSSYEYEMLIEGYDPDLIHLWFGNEVAPRGYVWVFPKDEDRANVGIGIASDHPETAKYYLDKWLKENNIPAKKLLEINVGVVPVGGFVKELAKDNVLVVGDAARQVNPMHGGGMAEAMEAGTIASKWIVRALEEENISLLQNYTKEWWETDGKRLEKVLKVRKVTEKLTDEDLDLFIQLLSGADAEKIASGNYGEVIKALLKHPKVVLSPRRMNLLRQLL, translated from the coding sequence ATGAAATACGACGTTGTTGTCGTCGGTTCCGGTATTGCCGGACCGATAGTTGCGAGGAACGTTGCTAAAGCCGGCTATTCTGTCCTTCTCATTGACAAGAAGCCCGCCATAGGCACGCCCAAACAGTGTGCCGAGGGCATAAGCATAAAGGTCTTCGACAAGTACGACATCCCCTACGATAAGCGCTACATCAACCGCGAGATATACGGTGCCAAGCTCTACTCTCCGAGCGGCCACGAGCTGGAGCTCCGCTACAAGGAGGCCAGCGGCGTAATCCTCGAGAGAAAGGTCTTCGACAAGATGCTCGCCTACTACGCCGCCAAGGCCGGCGCCGACGTCCTCGCCAGAACCGAGGCGAAGGACGTCATAAGGAAGGACGGAAAGGTCGCCGGAATCAAAGCAAAGCACGAGGACGAACCGGTCGAGATCTACGCCGACATCATAGTTGCCGCGGATGGCGTCGAGAGCATGATAGCGAGGAAGGCGGGAATAAACACCTACGCCCCGCCGCACGAGTTCGATTCATCCTATGAGTACGAGATGCTCATAGAGGGCTACGACCCCGACCTGATCCACCTCTGGTTCGGCAACGAGGTTGCTCCGAGGGGATACGTCTGGGTCTTCCCGAAGGACGAGGACAGGGCGAACGTCGGCATAGGAATAGCCTCCGATCACCCAGAGACCGCCAAGTACTACCTCGACAAGTGGCTCAAGGAGAACAACATTCCGGCCAAGAAGCTCCTTGAGATAAACGTCGGTGTCGTTCCGGTCGGCGGCTTCGTCAAGGAGCTGGCAAAGGACAACGTTCTGGTCGTAGGCGATGCCGCCAGGCAGGTAAACCCGATGCACGGCGGCGGAATGGCAGAGGCGATGGAAGCTGGAACGATAGCGAGCAAGTGGATAGTCAGGGCACTCGAAGAGGAGAACATCTCACTGCTCCAGAACTACACGAAGGAATGGTGGGAGACCGACGGAAAGAGGCTTGAGAAGGTCCTGAAGGTCAGGAAAGTCACCGAGAAGCTAACGGATGAAGACCTCGACCTCTTCATCCAGCTGCTCAGCGGTGCCGACGCGGAGAAGATAGCCAGCGGAAACTATGGGGAGGTAATAAAGGCCCTCCTCAAGCACCCGAAGGTCGTCCTCAGCCCGAGGAGGATGAACCTTCTGAGGCAGCTCCTCTGA
- the surR gene encoding sulfur metabolism transcriptional regulator SurR, whose protein sequence is MTEPDIFYILGNKVRRDLLSHLTCTECYFSFLSSKVSVSSTAVAKHLKIMEREGILRSYEKEGPFIGPARKYYDIAISRTYVTTVTPNIFWYRGLDLGETNVERIEVDLSSVPLEHDSLIEEINSFLRLTGELEKILQALKSVESRRDRLMKEIKDRYLSEIGDMTQLAILHYLLLVGEATVDELSDRLNLKEREVLVKAQELDRFVPLIIKDGTIKIDEERLKQRIGGEGDAGED, encoded by the coding sequence ATGACTGAACCGGACATCTTTTACATCCTGGGGAACAAGGTGAGGCGCGATCTGCTCAGCCACCTCACCTGTACCGAGTGCTACTTCAGCTTTCTGAGCAGCAAGGTTAGCGTGTCCTCGACCGCTGTAGCCAAGCACCTTAAAATCATGGAACGTGAGGGAATTCTAAGATCCTACGAAAAGGAGGGGCCGTTCATAGGACCCGCGAGGAAGTACTACGATATAGCAATATCCAGGACATACGTCACGACGGTAACGCCCAACATCTTCTGGTACCGTGGACTGGACCTCGGGGAGACTAACGTCGAGAGGATCGAGGTGGATCTATCCTCCGTGCCCCTCGAGCACGACAGTCTCATAGAGGAGATAAACTCGTTCCTCAGACTCACTGGAGAGCTGGAGAAGATACTTCAGGCCCTTAAATCCGTCGAGAGCAGGCGTGACAGGCTGATGAAGGAGATAAAGGACAGATACCTCTCTGAGATCGGCGATATGACCCAGCTGGCCATCCTCCACTATCTCCTCCTCGTCGGGGAGGCCACCGTCGATGAGCTAAGTGACAGGCTCAACCTCAAGGAGAGAGAGGTACTCGTGAAGGCCCAGGAACTGGACAGGTTCGTACCGTTAATAATAAAAGACGGAACCATTAAAATCGACGAAGAAAGGCTAAAACAAAGAATCGGCGGTGAAGGTGATGCCGGAGAAGATTAA
- the pdo gene encoding protein disulfide oxidoreductase → MGLISDADKKVIREEFFSKMTNPVKIIGFTGKEHCQYCDQLKQLVQELAELTDKLTYEFHDFDTEEGRKIAEQYRIDRAPAVTITQDGKDMGVRFFGLPAGHEFGAFLEDIVDVSNATTDLMPESKEELAKIEKDVRILVFVTPTCPYCPLAVRMAHKFAIENTNAGKGKILGDMVEAIEYPEWADKYSVMAVPKIVIQVDGEDRVQFEGAYPEKMFMEKLLAALE, encoded by the coding sequence ATGGGACTGATTAGCGACGCTGACAAGAAGGTCATCAGGGAGGAGTTCTTTTCCAAGATGACGAACCCCGTCAAGATTATCGGCTTCACCGGCAAGGAGCACTGCCAGTACTGCGACCAGCTCAAGCAGCTCGTCCAGGAGCTAGCCGAGCTTACCGACAAGCTCACCTACGAGTTCCACGACTTTGACACGGAGGAGGGCAGGAAGATAGCCGAGCAGTACAGGATCGACCGCGCTCCGGCGGTTACCATAACCCAGGACGGCAAGGACATGGGCGTCAGGTTCTTCGGCCTTCCTGCCGGCCACGAGTTCGGCGCCTTCCTCGAGGACATCGTCGACGTCAGCAACGCCACCACCGACCTCATGCCCGAGAGCAAGGAGGAGCTGGCCAAGATAGAGAAGGACGTCAGGATACTCGTCTTCGTCACCCCCACCTGCCCGTACTGCCCGCTGGCAGTGAGAATGGCCCACAAGTTCGCCATCGAGAACACCAACGCCGGCAAGGGCAAGATACTCGGCGACATGGTCGAGGCCATCGAGTACCCTGAGTGGGCCGACAAGTACAGCGTCATGGCCGTTCCGAAGATAGTCATCCAGGTCGACGGAGAGGACAGGGTTCAGTTCGAGGGTGCCTATCCGGAGAAGATGTTCATGGAGAAGCTCCTCGCGGCCCTCGAGTGA
- a CDS encoding DUF362 domain-containing protein — protein MPEKIKVVVNEDRCYLCGGCAGVCPTLAIEVHSSGWEFFQDKCISCRICINACPVGALSAEPLEVSE, from the coding sequence ATGCCGGAGAAGATTAAAGTCGTGGTCAATGAAGATCGGTGCTATCTCTGTGGTGGCTGTGCTGGGGTCTGCCCGACCCTGGCGATAGAGGTTCACTCAAGCGGCTGGGAGTTCTTCCAGGACAAGTGCATCTCGTGCAGGATATGCATCAACGCCTGCCCGGTTGGAGCGCTCAGCGCCGAACCCCTGGAGGTGAGCGAATGA